AAGACCACAAAATATGAACCTTGTCGTCAAACAAGTGTTTACGAAGAAGACGAATACGATGATCGGGTTAGCTGCAGGCGCATTCCTACTTGGACGCCTGACGAAGAAGAAATAAGAGACGGCCAGTCACACTAGGATAACTAGTGACTGGCCGTTTTCTTATCCGAAAACAACGATTGTAATGAAATAAATGACCATGGCGACTAGGCCGATCGGCACTCCGAATCGTGCCCATTCGACACTTTTAATATTTAATTTTCCTGCGGCGATAATGTTCGGGATATTGCCGGGGATGAGCATCCCGCCACTAATTAGAAGCCCTAACAAGATTGCTTTAATGGTCGGCTCGTCCATCACACTGCTAATTTCCGCGGCAGCAAGCGTTGCATTATCGAGAACAGCTGAAATCATGTTAATCCAATAGAGTATGTATGGATTAAGATCGAGTAGGAATTTCTTAATGAACGGTTCAAATCCGGCGCCTAATAATGTCAAAGCCATGACGAACAGGTACACTTTAAACCCACGGATAAAAATATCCACCAATGATTCCTTCCCTTGATTCGCCTTCAACCCTTTTGTCTTTTTAGTAGGATTGATTAGAAAAATAGCTAATATGCCAAAAGCAATAACCCCTGGAATGACGTCAGGGCCGATGAGTCTCAATAGATAAAAGAAATCTTCATTTAGCTTGCTCGTTGCAATTGTTGAAAGAGGCTCACCTATAGGCGTCAATACAGCACCCATTCCAATTGAATAACAGGCGAGGATGACAAAGCGGACTTCCGATCTACGATCAAGCTCCAAAACACTGACAATTGCCACTAAAACGAGCGCGGCAATGATAGCGGTAATCACACTGGATACGATTCCGAGGATAATGATAATCAATGCTAAAAAGAGTTTGAAAGGAAGAATCCGGCTGACT
The genomic region above belongs to Sporosarcina sp. Marseille-Q4943 and contains:
- a CDS encoding DUF1646 family protein, which codes for MIVGLTIILVLVLFLPFTIPFVERNLELFLFIMGIAAVVVSGVLNKDLVLKALEDPIHITIAVVVAGLIFKWLQKPFEKSIKGVSRILPFKLFLALIIIILGIVSSVITAIIAALVLVAIVSVLELDRRSEVRFVILACYSIGMGAVLTPIGEPLSTIATSKLNEDFFYLLRLIGPDVIPGVIAFGILAIFLINPTKKTKGLKANQGKESLVDIFIRGFKVYLFVMALTLLGAGFEPFIKKFLLDLNPYILYWINMISAVLDNATLAAAEISSVMDEPTIKAILLGLLISGGMLIPGNIPNIIAAGKLNIKSVEWARFGVPIGLVAMVIYFITIVVFG